The DNA region TCCCAGCTGGATTGAGGAACGATCTTAAAATATCTAAAAGTGAGCGGGGTATTAAAAGTGAAATTTTGTTTGGAGCTTGATTTTGCAATAACATAGCTGGCTTGCGAAACGAAGTTAACCCCATCTGTGCTGTACAGGACATCTGCATTTTTTATTGGTCTAGATGCACCGTTCTGAATGGTAAAACCTTTCAGGGTATGGGCCGACCCCATATCAATGGTAATATAATGTGGATAGGTTGCGGCCGGAGATACCGAGTATTGGCTATGCCAGCCGCTTCCGGTATTGTTATCGATAATATTGACTGCTGGCGCTGTGGTTTGCTGCGAACTATAGGCGGCTATGCTCCATCCTGCCTTACTGATTTCGTTCTTTGTGCCAAATTCAAGCACCGGAAGTGCATTTACCCATTTATAATTGTATATCGTTTCCTTAACCGTTCCATTTTCGGCTACAAGCTTTACTTTCATTTCATACGGACTGGAATCTTTGTATTTGAATTCGGAAACGGGCATTTCAACATAAAAACTATCGGTTCCAATTACTTTCGACTCCCAGGTGGTCGCATTATAATCTTTATTGGTACCGGTGCCTTCGTTATTTACATTGGGGTCGTTGTAATACAGCACACTATTGATGGGCGTATTAGTGGTAAACTTACCCGAAACCACGATGGCATTTTTAGTGCTGGAATAATCTGCGTGGATTCTGCTTATGCCAGCGGTAACGGCTCCGTAATAGGTTGCGGTATTGTTGTTAAAGATCTGATTCACGTTTAAAATAGCGCAATCTGCAGCAGTAAGAAAGGTAGGAGATTTACCCAAAGTTCCATTGCCGGCCCACATTAATGCCATACCCAATGTTGCGTTTTCGGACACTTTCTGACAGTTGTGCGGCAGGTTGAGACCATGCCCGAGCTCATGCACCAAACCACCGAACCATACGCTGAATCTGTTTCCATCGGCATCGCTTTTACCGATGTTTGTTATATCTAATCCCTCGTAATCTAACGCAAAGCACCACTTGCCCAATCCATAAAACGGTCCGCCGCTGGGTGTACCATCCGTTTTGAAGCTATATCGTGGGATGATAACCAAAGTGTGGTCGCTGGTTTTTTCGTCTGGATGTGTACTGAAATACGCATTAATTTCTGATTGCACAGCGGAAGCGCCATTGGTGTAAGGGTAACTTGTTTTTGGTAAGGTTCCTCTGATGGTAATTATTTTTACACGATTGATCACCGAATCCTTAAATAGGCCAAAAGTTTTGTAGCCGTAGCCATTTCTGTTCATTTCATTTTTGAAATAGTTTTGAGTCCACAACATCAGCTCACTCAATCGCTTTTCATACAAGGGAAGTGTATCCAGGTCATTGGGTACAAAATAAATCAGGTTCAGATTTCTGGGTTGGTTGCTCACATACGCAGTATCATGTGTTACGTTGATCAAGCTCTCGGTACCTTGATCGGAACTGGCGATCATATCTGATTTTTTACAAGATGACAATATCCACAGCATGGACAGGCAAATCATTAATGTTCTGATTTTCATGGGATTTAATTTATTTGGGTTTGATTATTTAGACCGTTGTTTGATTTGACGAGGTTAAAAGTAGCCTCTCAAAGCTGAGAGGCATACTACACTAACTAACCTGGTATGCTAACCAAGATTTTTATAGAAGCACATTTAAATGCATTCGAATCAGTTTTTCGCCTGATGATTGGCCACTTTCCATTATTTATCAAGTTTTAATTTTTTTAATACTGACCAAGGATATTTTTTAAAATCTTTGTCTTTGATAGACACATTTCCCTCGGTAACATTCAGTAATTTTTCTTCGCCGGTGATGTTTCCTTCAAGCGCATTTTCTTTCCAAAACAGATGGGCGTACTGTTTTTGGCTTTTGCTAAAAACCAACGTTGAAGAATTTGTGAAGCGAACAATGTTGTGCGCAAACACCACGTTTTTTGGGCCACCATATTCAATATCTACGAACTCTATTTTCACAGAATCAGGTGTATTATTGTAAAACACATTATCTGAAATGAGTGTACTATCGGTGGCTAGTGCAAAATTAAAAATGCGTTTCCGCCTATTTCCGTCATTAATACTCAGATTATTTCTAACAATATTGTTTTTTGTCATCCAGCTCTTTGCATTAATGGCATCTGAGATAATCAGCATAAACCCTCCATCATTATCATGACTGTAGTTGTTTTGAATAATGGTGTTGTTGCAGTTTCCGTCTATATCGAACGATTGTCCGTCGTTAGAACGGTCTCGGTTTTGAGTATAAGCAACTTCGTTAAACTGAATAATGGTATTATCACTGCTGTGAGGCCAAATACCTACGGCATTATCTTTAGCCCGCGTGCGGATGTGAAATAATTTATTGTGTTCTACCAAAGAACCGTCGAATGCCTTTATTACAATTCCGTCTCCACCGATATCTTCAAGGGTACAATTGCGGATGACCAGATTTTTATTTGGAAACCAGTTATCTCTAAAGCTAAAGGTTCCATTTCCCCTTATTCCATTTCTATCTACCCGCTCAAGCTTGCAGTTCGCTATCAAAAGATTTTCGATATTACTTGGTTTTGGGCCCTGGCAGTCCCAAAAAATCCCATGTCCTTCTTTACTGCCCTTTTTATTATCGCCATTAATATCGTGCACATATAAATCTGAAATGCGGATATTTGAAATCGTTCCGATATTTTCTGCAAGGATGCGCAGCCCCGTGGGCCCGGTTTTTTGCTCCTTTACGGCTGGGTTACGGTTAGAAATGTCAAGAAACTCAACGGCCACATTGCTGATGTTTTTTAGCAGCACCGCATCTGTAAACATCCCGTTGGCGGCAATTACGGGCAGAGCACCTTTACCATAAGCGCTAAAAACAATCGGATTTTCTTTAGTGCCTGAGCCTTTTGGCACAAGCTGCCCGTCCCATTTACTTCCACGTTTAAACAGAATCTGGTCGCCAGGTTCAAACGTTTGTTCGTTTACCTTAGCCAGCGTTTTCCAGGCCCGCTTTTTAGTGGTTCCTGTTTCGTTATCGTTTCCATTTTGGCTATCGATATAAAACTTATGGGTAACCATTGGATCGGTTATGCTCCATGCTGCCGAACTTGTTAAACTGATCAGCAGAAAATAGAGCAACAGTGGTATTCTCATCATTTTTCTTTATTTTTTACCTTAAAAATTGTTTCAATACTACTTAAGATAGGCAATTATTAAAACCTAAAATCACAACTATACATTTTACCATCCGGGGTTCTGTAATAATTTCGGGTCTTTGGATATTTCTCCTTCCGGTATTGGAAACAAATAAAAATTATTGGAGAATTTATGAGGAATAACATCAAAAATCTCATAGCTAAAGGATGTACCAGTTTTAGTAATCTTCATGCCGCGGGATGGTCTGTTAAAATAATCCTCGGCTATTTTCCACCTGCGGGCATCCCAGATCCGATGTTCCTCAAACGAAAGCTCTACCCTGCGCTCATTTTGAATAATCAGTCTCATTTCATCCTTTGACATGTTTGGTTTGAGGCCATAATTATTGGTTGCCCCGGGATTGATTCCGGCTCTTTTTCTGATTTGTTTCAATGCGTCGTACACGCCTGCCACCGGGCCTTCATATTCATTAAGTGCTTCTGCATAATTCAATAAAATTTCAGCATATCTGATTAGTGGCCATACCCGTTCGGTATTTCCTGATGAGCTTTCCTGAAGCATCTTTCGGTTGTAGTAACCTGTGGTTTGGGCTTTTACGCCAACGCCATCGGGACTCGAGCCATAAAACGTATTTACCACCTGATTGGTTGATGAAAGAAACCACAATGAGCCATTATAGATTACACTATTATAAAAACGCGGATCTCGGTTTACATAGGGATTTTGAGGGTTGTATTTTGAAGCCGGATCGGTAATTGCCAGACCATCTGCAGTACCATAAGCATCTACCATGTTCTGGGTCACATTACTGGCATAGCTTCCACTTCGCGAAGAAGGGAGAAAAAGGCTTTCAAAGTCGCGGTTTAAGCCCCTGTTGGCCTGAAACAGATATTCGCTATTTACCCGCATGGTAAACACTTTGTAAAATCCGTAACCCATTCTGGTGGTATTGTCTTCGTAAAGGTTGTACGCCCCCGAAACAATAACCTCATTGGCGGCATCGGCAGCGGCTTTCCATCTCTGCTGGTCGGCATCGGTATAACCCGTAATGCTTTTTAGTGTTCCCGAACCTGCGTTTCCGCCATTAAATAAGGGGCTTGCCGCATAGAGCAAAACCCTCGATTTGAGCCCCATGCAGGCGCCCTTGGTTACCCGTCCGTAATCGGTAACGATCTGGCTTTGAATGGTAGGCAGGTCTTTCATGGCGGCATCCAGTTCAGATACAATATAATTTACGCATTCCTCATAAGTATTTCTTTCTAAGTTAAAGTCGTCTGCTGGCTCAAACACCTTATCGCCGATTAAGGGAACGCCTGCATAATGCTTTAAAAGAATGGAATAATACCATGCCCTCAAAAAGCGGGCTTCTGCTTTTAAGCGTGTTCTCAATGTTGCACTTAATGGCGATTGGTCTACTTTGGACAAAAATTTGTTTACCCTTCTGATATTTGCCCACGCGGTACTCCAGTTATTTAATATTTGTACGTTTTTGGCCACGTTTGTGGTAGCCGCAGATAATGCACCCGAAGCCATCACTACTGCATCATTTTGCGGCCCGGTATATTGTACCGGCACTGCCTCATCGCCAACCACCGGGTGCCCCCCGGCTTCCCATCGGCCAGGATTAAAGCTATAACCAACGTCGGCATAAACCCGCGTTAAAAAAGCAACCGTATTGGTACTGTCTTTAAAAGTACTTTCCTCATTTAAAACGTCGTTCAACTTGGCGTCTAAAAAACTGTCGCCTTTTTTACAGGCATTTGCTATTGTAATCAACAGCAAAGCATAGAAAAATATGTGTTTTATTTTCATAACTGATTTTATAAAGAAAATGAAAGACCGAAATTATAGACTCTTTGATTAGGGTAAGCTGAAATCTTTCCTCCCGTATTGGCTTCCGGGTCAGCTTGATAAAATTTATCGATATTAGTCCACGTTAATAAATTATATCCGTTTGCATATACCCTTATGGCGTTCATCCCTATTGGCTTTACCCATTTAGCAGGGAGTTGATAGCCAATTTCCATCGTTTTAAGTCTTACATACCTGGCGTTTACCTGCCAAAAATCTGATTGTGATACATTGGCGGCGCTAATGGTACTAACCGTTCTCGAAATAATCGGAAATTTTGCCGCATTGCCCAATTCGGGTGTCCACGCTTGCTGGTGGATGGGCTGAAAATTGGAGGTAAAGGCAGAAATTGCTTCAGAGGCAAAGGCCAGGCTATAGCCCGACGAACTTGTTAGCAGGGCGCTGAAATTGAAGCCTTTATAATTAAATCCCAGTGTTACCCCAAGTGTTGTGCTCGGAAGATTGGGTTTGCCAATGGCTTTTCTATCAAATGCATCGATAATGTTATCGCCGTTTAAATCCTTATACTTTAAATCGCCCGCCCTAAAAGCAGTGGTTGGCTTTGGTACCGATGGGTCTGTTACATCTGTTTCGCTGTAAAACCCATCAAAAACATACCCGAAATTTTGTCCGACCGGATTACCCGTAGCCTGTAGCCAGGGATATCGCTGCTGGGCCTCATCTCTAAATACCACTTTATTTTCAGCAAACGAAAAAGTTCCCCGTACAAAATAGTCAAATTCACCCATCCTGTCTTTAAAAGTGATCTCGCCATCCCATCCTTTGTTATTTACCTTACCCAGGTTTACTGGTGGCAGGCCTATACCAATAAAGGCAGGCACACTTTCTCTTCTTGTCAGAATATCATAACGGTCATTATTAAAGTAATCTACGGTCAGGGCTACCCTACCTTTAAAAATATTAATATCTACGCCGATGTCGAGTTTCTTCTCTTTCTCCCAGGTAATGGAATTATTGCCCAGGGTGCCTTCGGTAATGCCGAGCGCATTTGTAGGCGATGGACCAAAATTATAGCTGGTTGCCGAACTCGAATAGATCTGATCGTAAGCGTAGGCAAAAGTGCTTCCCGTAAAATCAGATCCTACAAGCCCGTATGAAGCCCGTAATTTGAATAAATCGATAAAAGGAAGTGTTTCCTTAAACATCTTTTCTTCTGCCAGGTTCCACCCTACCGACACAGCAGGAAACCAGCCATAACGGTTTTGTTCGGCAAACTTATCTGTACCATTGTAACCGGCATTAAATTCTATCAGGTATTTTTGTTTATAGTCATATCCTGCCCTAAAGGTTAAGCCCCTGTAATTTACCGGAACTATCGGGCCATCGATATAGCTGTTTTGATTTAACAATACCAACCCGTAAGTATTATGATCGCCAAATGAGCGTCTGTAGTTTATGGATGCCTGCACGTTGGTGGTTCGCTGGGCGTTTCCCGAAGAACTGGTTAAGTTAAATGGCGGCAAACGATAAAGGTTTGGATCTTTGGGGGTATAGGCCCCGGTTGCGATATTATAGCTGTACTGTGGAAAACTGTTCACCGTTCCTGATCTTACCAAACCACGACTATTGGTTTGTGCGCTTGAATAAGCAATTAACGCTTTCGCACTTAGACCTTTGGTTAAAAAATCCAGCAATTGCGTTCCGCCAAAAGTGATATTTAAATCATTATCAAAAGAACGATTGTACCCCTGGGTAGCCAGTCTGCCGATTACGTTGGTTGTGTTCAATCTTGGATTATATCCATAACTACCATCGGGATTGTAAATTGCGTATGCAAATGGGGGCAAAAAGTTGTAGCTGTACACTTCGCGGATTAATCCTTCTCCTTCGGGGCTGTAAGTAATAGGATCGTTGGTTTCCCCAAAGCGCCCGGTCATATCCAAACGAAAGCTCAGTGTTTTGGTTGCCTGAACATCTAAGTTCGATCTGAAGTTATAGCGTTTATAATAATAGTTGTTATTCACATCACTTGCCGAGCTAAAGTCTTTCATTAATCCATTTTGCCATAAATAGCCCATGGAAACAAAGTACTTCACGCTTTCCGTTCCTCCCGATATATCGAGGTTTGTTCTCGATTGCTGAGAGGTTTTATTAAAAATTTCATCAAACCAGTTTACATTCGGGTGCCCGTACGGGTCGGTTCCATTTTTAAACAATTCAAGATCCTGTTCGGTATAAAAAGGCGTTTGTCCTGAATTTATATACCCTTGATTGGTGAGCACGGCTGCATTATAGGCATCGAGAAAGTTAGGTTTGAAAGTCATCTCCGATAGGCCAAGTTCCGATTTGAAGTTAATGCCTGGTTTGCCGGCCCGTCCTCTTTTTGTAGTAATTACCAGCACGCCATTGGCCCCCTTTATCCCATAAATAGCTGTTGTTGAAGCATCTTTTAATATCGAGATGGTCTCAATTTCGTTCGGATCCAATTGCGCCACATCGGCATAATTATATTCAATATCATCAACAATGATCAAAGGTCGCTGACCACTTACGTAGCTGCTTACCCCCCGAATAAAAAAATCTGCCCCGTCTTTCCCCGGCTGTCCGCTTCTTTGTTGCGATGTAAACCCTGGCAAACGTCCTGCAAGTGTGTTCTGAACACTCGCTGTTGGGTTTTGCCTTACCTCTGCGGCACTAATCGAACTCACGGCACCGGTATTGGTTATTTTTTTCTGTACGCCGTATCCTACCACTACTACCTCTTCCAATCCTTTTGTATCTGTTTCCAGCAGAATTTCAACTGAGCTTTTGCCGGCCACATTTATTTCCTGACTAAGATAGCCTACACTTTTTACAACGATAATTTGACTGGTGCCCTTAAGTGCGAACCTGAATTTCCCTTCTCCATCGGCCACTGTACCATTGTTTGGCAAACCTTTTTCTACTATTCCGGCACCCGGAAGTGGCCCTGCGTTATCCCTTACTACCCCTGTTACCGTTTTGGTTTGTGCCATTACCAGGCCACAAGAAACACAGGTGAGCATATATACTACTATTAAAAATTTTTTCATAAAACATGTATATGTAATGTCTGTTTAATTTTTTTATCCTTTTTTACCATCCTGTATTTTGAACCAGGTTGCGGTTCTTTGTAATTTCAGTGTAGGGTATTGGATAGCTATACATTTTTGGTGCTGAAAAGCTCACCTTCGCAGCCTCATATCGTTCATATACAAGTGCATTTCCATTTTTGGTTATGCGCATGCCATGTAGCGAACCGTTCAATACGTTCTCAGCAATCTTCCATCTTCGAATATCCCAGAATCTTTGCTCCTCAAAAGCCATTTCAACCCTTCTTTCGTGCCTGATTATTTCCCTCATCTGCTCTTTGGTAAGATTAAGCGGTAAGGCAAAAGGCACTAATCCAGCACGCTTGCGGATATCCTCAATGGCCTTGTAAACATCTGCATCTGGCCCTGAAAACTCATTTTGTGCTTCTGCAAAATTCAACAGGATCTCTGCATACCTAAATAGGATAAAGTTGTGTGTCTGGCTGCTGAAGACTGTACTGGACGTAAAATCGCCCATAAATTTCCGCATGTAATAGCCTGTACGGGTTTGGGTTACAATTCCGCCGGGTTTGTCTTTTCCACCCTCAAAAGTTTCCACATTTCTGTTGAGCCATTTTAAGCCATTGTGAAATATGGTGAGATAAAAACGTGGATCGCGATTTACATAAGGGTTGGCAGCATCATAAAGTGCTGATTGATTGTAGGGCTTACCATCTTTCATTTGGAAGGCATCAACCAATTCTTGCGTAGGGCTGGTATAGCCATTTGCAGTAACCGGCCCCGCGTAGCCAACTGGTGTATTGTTGTTTTCTACATCGGTGCCATTTGCCCTTTGAAATGCAAGAATAACCTCCGTATTTTTTCGGGTGGTAAAAAGTGTACCGAAACTGGCGTGGAGAGAAAATACGTTCAATTTCATTACCTCTCTGGCAGCATCTGCTGCAGCTTTCCACTTCGGATCGTTGGCCGTTGCGCCGGCATTATACAAGGGGCTGGCCATATATAAAAGCAACCGCGACTTTAAGGCTAATGCTGCTGCCTGGGTAGCCCTTCCCAACTCTGCATCGCTTACCGGGTCTTTCCTTAAAGCGCCTTTAATGGCATCGCATTCGGTTAGGATGTATTCGACACATTGGGCCAACGTATTTTTTGGAATGGAGAGATCATCATTCAACGTCAGTACCCTATCGCCCAATAAAGGGACACCGCCGTATCGCTTCACCAGTTCAAAATAAAAATACGCCCTGAGAAAACGGGCCTCTGCAACCCAATAATTTTTTTCTGTAATCATCGACTGCTTAAACGGAACCTTGCCTATATTGGCCAGAAAGATATTGGCCCGGCGAATACCTGTATAATTTTTGGCCCATTGGTCATCGGGATTGTTGAAGGGACTAATTTGCCCGTTGGTAAACCGTTCAATTGTACTGGATGTTTGCGAAGCAATAGCATCATCAGATGCAGACGCTAATATATTGCCCCCAATGCGGTTAAAACCGGTGGGCAGGTTGCTATAAGTTTCAATTAAAAATCCCCTGGCAAAATCTCCAACGGAGTCTTTTTCATCAAAAACATATTCCTCCGTCCATTGATTTAAGGGCGTTTTCTCAATATCATTTTTCTGGCATGCTGCTAAACATCCTGCCGCCAGTGCAATAACGTATATATATCTTTTCATAAGATTTAAAATTTGATGTTAATACCCATGTTGATTACGCGTTGGGCGGGGTAAATGCTCCCGATGGTTTCGGGGTCTACCCTGTCGAATTCTGATTGGGTGAGCAGGTTGAGCCCGTTAGCAAATACACGGATAGAAGAAAGACCAATTTTATGACTTAATGAGCCCGGTAAGGTATAGCCAAGCTCAACATTTTTAAGCCTTAAGTAATTGCCATTTCTAAGCCAGAACGAAGAACTTGCCTGATTGTTGACATTGCTTCCGACGGTTAACCTGGGATAAGTTGCAGTTCCTGCAGTTGCAGGCGTCCAGCGGTTTAAATGATGTTCAAACGCCTGTCCTAATCCGTTGTTTTGAAACTCCCATTCGGTTGTACCCGATACATAAATGGTACGGTTTCTGGCGCCTTGCAACAAGGCCGAAAAATCAAACCCCTTATAGTTAATGCCCAGATTGAAACTATAATAAACCATCGGTTTGTTTGATCTGAGGGCGGTTACATCAAATTCGTTAATGATCTGGTCGCCATTTAAATCTCTGTACTTAATATCGCCCGGAACAGGGTTATAACCTGCAATTTTTGGGCTGGCATTAATTTCCTCAATCGTTTGAAAAAAGCCGTCGGCCAGATAACCAAATGTTTGGCTACCGCTTTGTCCGGTTCTTTTCATCCAGTCATATTCCCGAAAAACTTCGTCCTGATCAATCACTTTATTGCTTCCGGCAGAAATTATGGCAGAAACAAAATAGTTTAGATTATTGATATGATTTCTATAGGTAGCCTGTAGGTCCAGTCCCCTGTAATCAGTAATTCCGATATTCTCCAGCGGATAAGTATTGCCAATAATTGATGCGCTTTTGCCTCTTTGCTGCATCAAATCGTAAAACCTGTTTTTATAGTAATCTACAGTTAAGTTAAAGGTGTTGTTAAAAAAATCAGCATCCATCCCGATGTTCAGTTTTCTTGCCTTTTCCCAGGTGGCATTTGGATTGGCCAGGGTAGCCTCTGTTTTGGTATAGGCGAATGTAGCACTGGTGCCAAAGTAATAGCCTACACCATCTGTATAATATTGGTCGTAAACGAAATATCCGATATTGGCGTTTCCTGTCTTCCCATAAGAAGCACGAAGTTTGAGGTTATTTATCCAGCTTACATTTTCCTTTAAAAAGTTCTCTTTAGAAATATTCCACGCCACACCCACGGCCGGAAAATAACCGTACCTGTTGTTATCGAGGTACCTGTTTAACCCGCTATAACTCATGGCTACCTCAAACATGTATTTCTCATCATAATCATAAGAAAACGAGCTGGCCAGTGTTTTATAATCGAGTGGTAAATTGGGGCCGTTTACATAAACGTTTTGAATGTTTCCGTTAAGCAGTGCACTTACATGATGCTTTTGAAAACTTCTGTCGAAACCTGCCTGAAACTCGCTGTATAAATTTTTGTTCTGAGCAGTATTTGTGCTCGATCCTGCATTTTGAACACCATCTACCTTAAATTTCTGGTAATCGTACTCGCCGGTAGCATTTGGCGTTTGCTTATACACAGCGAATGTTTTCGTTCTGTTTGTTGCATCTCCCAGCCCTGTATTAAATGAAAGGGTTGCTTTTACAAACAAGCCTTTCAAAACATCATCGAGCGTTCTTTTTAGAGAAAGATCGGCCGTAATGGTTCTGTTATAACTCAGTGTATAACCCGATCTGGTACTTAAGCCCCAGATATTGTTTTGAAAATCGTTATTTCCGCCAAGAGATCCGTTGCTGTTAAAGATAGGATAAGCATTATTCGGCGTAGTTGCCAAAGCACCGTATATACCCCCGCCTCCCGGGTAATTTCCATTTTCTATAGCACCAAAAAGATTAAGATTTACAGATAAATTTTTGGTAATATCAACGTCGATATTTGATCGTAATAAATACCGTTTGTAATTAACATTGGTGTTATATGAATTGTCGTCTGACGTTTTGTACAGACCATCTTGATTTAAATAATCGACTGATACAAAATATCTTGCATTATTCCCTCCGCCTGACGTATTGAGGTTGTAACGAGAAAATATGGATGATGGCTTAAGTATTTCATCATACCAATCAACATTGGGATGGCCAATAGGGTCCGAGCCATCTTTATAAGCCTGTAAATCGGCCTGAGTATAAATTTCTGCCTTACCATCATTTCTTAGTGCCTCATTAAATAACGAAGCATAATTGTAGGCATCCAGCGCTTTGGGAATAGTTGTGGATGACTGAATACCTCTTTGCGCAGTAAATGAAACCTTTTGCTTCCCAATCTCGCCCTGTTTGGTTTTGATTAGTATAACGCCACCCGACGACCGTTGGCCCAGCATTACAGTACTTAACGCATCCTTTAAAATAGTAATGGATTCGATTTGTTCAGGATCTATGGAAGTAAGATCTCTTGGAATGCCATTCACCAGGATCTGCGGAGCAACTCCTCTGATAGAAGCACCCACAAAATCGTTGCCCGGTTCGCCATTTGCCTGTAGTGTCGTCAAACCCGGAAGTCGACCGGTAAGGGCATTTAAATACGATACGGTTGGCGATTGGGCCAGTTCCCTTGAATAAATATCTGCATAAGATTGAATACTGGTCGATTTCTTGCGTGGTCCGTACAAACTATTAAATGTTTTTTCGGTTTGCGTACTCTCTGTTAAAGGAAGATTTAGGTTTTGCCCTACCACCTCAATTTCCTTTGTTAAGTATCCATTAAGTGAAAACACCAGTATTTCACCCGGCTCTCCCGTTATGGTGTATTTTCCGCTTCTGTCGGTTAAGGTGTGCTCCCCCTTAGCTTTATTAAGTACGGTTACGCCAAACAATGGCTCTCCGTATATATCAGAAATTATGCCCTTTAAGGTGCCCGAAAGTAAGGTCTCTTGCGTCTTACTTACAGAACTGTTTTGGGCTAATCCGCTGAACGGGATTAAGCCCAGGCAAATTAATTGCAAAAAAAGTAACTCATGCCTTGGTTTAAGGTACATTACCTTCTTTAAGTAACGTTTCATCATAGTTTGTTTTGTTTAGGGTTGATATTGCTAGCGCGCAACAAATATTTGGCTTGGGTAAAGTTGTCGAGATGCGAAAACTTAAAGGGGTGAAGAATCTGTTTATCTGGGTAGAAAATCTTGTTTTTGCATCAAAACATAAAATTCATGCGTTTCAAAGTCATTTAATACTTCCTGAAATTGTATTTTTAGGGATCATACTGCCGTAAAATCCCTATTGTCTTTAGAAATCACATCCCCAGATGAAAAAAAGAATCCTTTTCATACTTTCTATTGTAATTTTAAACTTATACTGTAAAGCTCAGGAGCTCATTTTCAATCATTTAATGACGGAGAATGGCTTATCGCAAAATTCTATTTTCGCAATTACACAAGATAGCCACGGATTTATGTGGTATGGCTCCAGGTTTGGGCTCAACAGATACGATGGCAATCAGTTCAGGTTATATAAAAGCAATGCGGCTGATTCGAATACCTTAACAGACGATTACATTACGGCATTGTACAGCGATACCCAAGGGATATTGTGGGTTGGAACGGCAAACGGCCTAAACAAATTCAATCCCAAAAAAAACACCTTCGAAAGAATCTATTTAAACCAGGAAAACCCGACGCATACTCATAACGGAATCAAAAATATTTATCAAGACAGAACAGGCCATTTGTGGGTTGCTACCAATCATGGTCTTTATTTACTCGCTAACCGCAACATAAATCAGTTCGTCTCTGCCGGACATTTCGGATTGCC from Pedobacter endophyticus includes:
- a CDS encoding SusC/RagA family TonB-linked outer membrane protein; this translates as MMKRYLKKVMYLKPRHELLFLQLICLGLIPFSGLAQNSSVSKTQETLLSGTLKGIISDIYGEPLFGVTVLNKAKGEHTLTDRSGKYTITGEPGEILVFSLNGYLTKEIEVVGQNLNLPLTESTQTEKTFNSLYGPRKKSTSIQSYADIYSRELAQSPTVSYLNALTGRLPGLTTLQANGEPGNDFVGASIRGVAPQILVNGIPRDLTSIDPEQIESITILKDALSTVMLGQRSSGGVILIKTKQGEIGKQKVSFTAQRGIQSSTTIPKALDAYNYASLFNEALRNDGKAEIYTQADLQAYKDGSDPIGHPNVDWYDEILKPSSIFSRYNLNTSGGGNNARYFVSVDYLNQDGLYKTSDDNSYNTNVNYKRYLLRSNIDVDITKNLSVNLNLFGAIENGNYPGGGGIYGALATTPNNAYPIFNSNGSLGGNNDFQNNIWGLSTRSGYTLSYNRTITADLSLKRTLDDVLKGLFVKATLSFNTGLGDATNRTKTFAVYKQTPNATGEYDYQKFKVDGVQNAGSSTNTAQNKNLYSEFQAGFDRSFQKHHVSALLNGNIQNVYVNGPNLPLDYKTLASSFSYDYDEKYMFEVAMSYSGLNRYLDNNRYGYFPAVGVAWNISKENFLKENVSWINNLKLRASYGKTGNANIGYFVYDQYYTDGVGYYFGTSATFAYTKTEATLANPNATWEKARKLNIGMDADFFNNTFNLTVDYYKNRFYDLMQQRGKSASIIGNTYPLENIGITDYRGLDLQATYRNHINNLNYFVSAIISAGSNKVIDQDEVFREYDWMKRTGQSGSQTFGYLADGFFQTIEEINASPKIAGYNPVPGDIKYRDLNGDQIINEFDVTALRSNKPMVYYSFNLGINYKGFDFSALLQGARNRTIYVSGTTEWEFQNNGLGQAFEHHLNRWTPATAGTATYPRLTVGSNVNNQASSSFWLRNGNYLRLKNVELGYTLPGSLSHKIGLSSIRVFANGLNLLTQSEFDRVDPETIGSIYPAQRVINMGINIKF